In one Ictalurus furcatus strain D&B chromosome 28, Billie_1.0, whole genome shotgun sequence genomic region, the following are encoded:
- the arhgef12b gene encoding rho guanine nucleotide exchange factor 12 isoform X3 — translation MRAGVQTGDRIIKVNGTLVTHSNHVEVVELIKSGSYVALTVLGRPPGLPQIPLSEGEGDGDPLSSLSSPHSPGPTVAERSSSSSTSPSDRITSPLPAWEDSGAVFNQKVDILQKMLMKEQQDLQAMKEEYGRNPTARLLKDIQEAQKHIPLLQGQLSKATTAGQDGLLSRRPGEGDSEEGGGLGDVDASPSWHFDSESPMNSNSTPVTPSMIPESPYQRDTPCHSPKPTPRFSLNSCPSPDGEDAVDLDSSYQCSAGSPLSRLPPPIIGAEDDDFDTEQEQVNGQCSCFQTIELLKSRPAHLAAFLHHVVSQFDPAPLLCYLYAELYKQSNPKETRRIYGELHSTFMDRSAQLKVAVPDSISADMERWKPDLIPEDVQRQHVQHLQDTLLPDIQKHLEDFRQKRSMGLTLAEAELSRLDSERVRDRVALERERSCSEHIISKINEVLLTPSATEEEKCTAMQFVIQAYMKHLGVKVKESRGFEPKPKLINLLPKIKKTIKPEKDGGMEVLKKSRFQIMRSHNKRPSRTDVSSITKALEQNKQRTQKQLSQNALAPTEQPEAPSASRIRSSQSSDGPDGSPGSINSPTFSASPVQSSDSTARELEPGTTPLSALPRLGEVGPQAEGQDSSSSGTHFDFTTYPPDHLQEEEPETDRNPDGGTPRPIRRMEPLCAGEVQSEDDQAFEVEPEQDPPHWQTLVSTEVLALLSPHEIKRQEVINELFYTERAHLRMLKVLDNVFYQRMTRETILPPADIKNIFTNLEEIVQLHVSITEQMTAIRKKYETAVVDLIGDDLLSWFSGTEEEKIKRAVGTFCSNQPFALELIKSRQKKDQRFAAFVQEAESNRQCRRLQLKDMIPVEMQRLTKYPLLLENIAKYTDDTEEKSKVKRACECCRQILNHVNQEVKEAENKQRLEDYQRRLDLSSLKQSEYPMIAEFKNLNLTKRKMVHEGPLSWKVNKDKTIELYTLLLEDILVLLQRQDEKLILKCHSKNLAGTAETKHIFSPIIKLSTVLVRSVATDNKSFFVVSMSDYGAQIYELMAQTVSEQKTWHDLIGQRADSMKSLPQNDGEREADDEMNSGMPKMSKDPDRISTGSVQSPEKDATSSSEIMQIPPAGSNPFDTKSEDEEEAEGEHLPQVQDEVQDEAEEDEEEEEAFLDPELADRLPFLKQRSRHAIAVEEKDLDTFDLPPLMADEALRTLAALRQLLINHMDGQEDVDRDRERGEARLRELRAGSLQGSEENAAPGGAVENGAERTETAHVKTENRLELPSGDTGFFETSEDFGSYMVLEGYGGSGESSTDDDGQVCSTEPAAAGDSGIDLKKLLSSVSSQSRGPNFSRQVMTHLRLLQANLQHLKDVESKYNQLCQRHSEQAATESEENKDKS, via the exons ATGCGAGCTGGCGTTCAGACGGGTGATAGAATAATCAAG GTCAACGGGACGTTAGTAACGCATTCCAATCATGTAGAAGTGGTGGAGTTAATAAAAT cgGGCTCATACGTGGCTCTGACGGTGTTGGGGAGACCCCCGGGTCTGCCGCAGATCCCCTTATccgagggagagggagatggagaccCTCTCTCCTCCCTCAGCTCCCCTCACTCCCCCGGCCCCACTGTAGCCGAGCgctcatcctcttcctccaccTCTCCCTCCGACCGCATCACCTCCCCACTGCCTGCATGG gAGGACAGCGGCGCGGTGTTTAATCAGAAAGTCGACATCCtgcagaagatgctgatgaAGGAGCAGCAAGACCTGCAG GCTATGAAGGAGGAGTACGGCAGAAACCCTACAGCGAGACTACTGAAGGACATCCAGGAAGCTCAGAAGCACATTCCTCTGCTTCAGGGCCAACTCAGTAAAGCCACCACGGCTGGACAG GATGGCCTGCTTTCTCGAAGACCGGGAGAAGGAGACTCCGAGGAAGGAGGAGGGTTAGGAGACGTGGACGCCTCTCCGTCCTGGCACTTTGACTCCGAGTCACCCATGAACAGCAACTCGACGCCG GTCACGCCCAGTATGATCCCAGAAAGCCCGTACCAAAGAGACACACCATGCCACAGCCCAAAGCCGACGCCGCGCTTCAGCCTCAACTCGTGCCCGTCTCCCGATGGCGAGGACGCGGTCGACCTG GACTCGAGCTATCAGTGCAGCGCGGGGAGCCCGTTGTCCCGTCTGCCGCCTCCCATCATCGGAGCGGAGGACGATGACTTCGACACCGAGCAGGAGCAG GTGAACGGTCAGTGTAGCTGTTTTCAGACCATAGAGCTGTTGAAGTCTCGGCCTGCTCACCTCGCAGCCTTCCTGCATCACGTGGTCTCTCAGTTTGACCCTGCACCTCTG CTGTGCTACCTCTACGCCGAGCTGTACAAGCAGAGCAACCCCAAAGAGACGCGGCGGATATACGGGGAACTCCACTCCACGTTCATGGACCGATCGGCG CAACTGAAAGTAGCGGTGCCGGACTCCATCTCGGCCGACATGG aacgaTGGAAGCCAGACTTAATTCCAGAGGACGTCCAAAGACAGCATGTGCAGCATCTACAGGACACCCTCCTACCTGACATCCAGAAACATCTGGAAGACTTCAG aCAGAAGCGCAGTATGGGCCTGACTCTGGCCGAAGCCGAGCTCAGCCGGCTCGACTCGGAGCGCGTGCGAGACCGCGTGGCCCTGGAGAGAGAGCGCTCGTGCTCGGAGCATATCATCTCCAAGATCAACGAAGTCTT GTTGACGCCATCAGCCACAGAGGAGGAGAAGTG taCCGCCATGCAGTTCGTCATCCAGGCCTATATGAAGCACCTCGGGGTGAAGGTGAAGGAATCTCGAGGGTTTGAGCCCAAACCCAAGCTAATAAACCTTCTCCCTAAAATCAAG AAGACGATAAAACCAGAGAAGGATGGAGGTATGGAGGTGCTGAAAAAGTCCCGCTTCCAGATCATGCGCAGCCACAACAAGAGGCCCAGCCGAACCGACGTCTCCTCGA TTACCAAGGCTCTGGAGCAGAATAAGCAGCGTACACAAAAGCAGCTGTCGCAGAACGCTCTAGCGCCGACCGAACAGCCTGAAGCACCTTCAGCCAGCCGAATACGGAGCAGTCAGTCCAGTGACGGGCCAGACGGCAGCCCAGGATCCATCAACTCGCCTACTTTCAGCGCTTCCCCTGTACAGAGCTCTGACAGCACAGCTAGAGAGTTAGAGCCAG GCACTACTCCCTTGTCAGCATTACCCAGACTCGGAGAAGTCGGTCCTCAGGCTGAAGGACAGGACTCGTCTTCCTCAGGCACGCACTTTGACTTCACCACCTATCCTCCGGACCATCTTCAAGAGGAGGAGCCAGAAACAGACAG GAATCCTGACGGAGGGACGCCGCGGCCAATCAGGAG GATGGAGCCGTTGTGCGCAGGAGAGGTGCAGAGTGAGGACGATCAGGCGTTTGAGGTGGAGCCAGAGCAGGACCCTCCTCACTGGCAGACGCTGGTGAGCACAGAAGTCCTCGCACTGCTGTCGCCGCACGAGATCAAGAGACAGGAAGTGATCAATG AGTTGTTCTACACGGAGCGCGCTCACCTGCGCATGCTGAAGGTGCTGGATAACGTGTTCTACCAGAGGATGACCCGCGAGACCATTCTGCCCCCCGCGGACATCAAAAACATCTTCACCAACCTGGAGGAGATCGTCCAGCTACACG tgtcTATAACCGAGCAAATGACGGCCATTCGGAAGAAGTACGAGACGGCGGTCGTGGACCTCATAGGAGACGATTTGCTGTCCTGG TTCAGCGGAACAGAAGAGGAGAAGATCAAGCGGGCAGTGGGAACCTTCTGCAGTAACCAGCCTTTCGCTCTGGAGCTTATAAAGAGCAGGCAGAAGAAGGATCAGCGATTTGCTGCCTTTGTCCAG GAGGCGGAGAGTAATCGTCAGTGTCGAAGGCTCCAGCTGAAGGACATGATTCCTGTGGAGATGCAGCGACTCACTAAATACCCACTCCTGCTCGAAAACATTGCGAAATACACTG ACGACACCGAGGAGAAAAGCAAAGTGAAGCGAGCCTGCGAATGCTGCCGTCAGATCCTCAACCACGTCAACCAGGAAGTAAAAGAGGCTGAAAACAAACAG aggTTAGAGGACTACCAAAGAAGACTGGATCTCTCGTCACTGAAGCAGAGCGAGTACCCCATGATTGCAGAGTTTAAG AACCTCAACTTGACCAAACGGAAAATGGTGCATGAGGGACCCCTGTCTTGGAAAGTGAATAAAGACAAGACTATTG aGCTCTACACACTCCTGCTAGAAGACATCTTGGTGCTGCTGCAGAGGCAGGATGAGAAGCTTATCCTGAAGTGCCACAGTAAGAATCTGGCAGGCACGGCCGAGACCAAACACATCTTCAGTCCAATCATCAAGCTCAGCACCGTGCTGGTGCGCTCTGTAGCAACAG ACAACAAATCGTTCTTCGTGGTGTCCATGTCCGATTACGGCGCGCAGATCTACGAGCTGATGGCGCAGACCGTGTCTGAGCAGAAAAC GTGGCACGATCTCATCGGGCAAAGAGCAGACAGTATGAAGAGCCTGCCTCAGAACGA TGGGGAGCGGGAAGCTGACGACGAGATGAACTCTGGCATGCCGAAAATGAGCAAAGATCCAGATCGCATCTCTACTGGAAGCGTCCAGTCTCCAG AAAAAGATGCTACTTCCTCATCTGAGATCATGCAGATTCCTCCAGCAGGAAGCAACCCATTTGACACCAAGtcagaggatgaggaggaggcaGAAGGTGAGCATTTGCCGCAAGTTCAGGATGAAGTTCAGGATGAAGCggaggaggacgaggaagaggaagaggccTTCCTAGACCCCGAGCTCGCAGACAGACTTCCGTTCTTGAAGCAGCGCTCGAGGCACGCCATCGCTGTAGAGGAGAAGGACTTGGATACCTTTGACCTGCCTCCACTGATGGCAGACGAGGCGCTTCGAACCC TGGCTGCTCTGAGGCAGCTCCTGATCAATCACATGGACGGTCAGGAGGATGtggacagggacagagagaggggggaggctcGGCTGCGTGAGCTGAGGGCAGGGTCTCTGCAGGGCTCGGAGGAAAACGCTGCCCCTGGTGGAGCAGTGGAGAACGGTGCCGAGAGGACGGAGACCGCACACGTCAAGACAGAGAACCGTCTCGAGTTGCCCTCAGGAGATACAGGCTTCTTTGAAACCTCCGAGGACTTTG GCAGTTACATGGTGCTGGAGGGTTACGGCGGTTCGGGTGAGAGCAGCACTGATGACGACGGGCAGGTCTGCAGCACCGAGCCTGCAGCAGCAGGGGACTCGGGCATCGACCTGAAGAAGCTCCTGTCCTCCGTTTCCTCTCAGAGCAGAGGACCCAACTTCAGCAGACAGGTCATGACCCACTTGCGCCTGCTTCAGGCCAACCTGCAGCATCTGAAG